A segment of the Candidatus Pelagisphaera phototrophica genome:
AAATTTGACTGATTCCAGACGATAGAGAGGTACAGGAAGCCGAAGTTTTCCATTTAATTGCCTCTTACCTTGAAACATTTTTCTTTTCGTACCATTCTCAACAATAGAACTCAGCACGAATTCGCGGGTCACTAAACCATTCGAGCAGGTCACTATCCAAATTTTCAAATCATCTAATACAAATGGAATCTCAAGAAAGCACTATTGAAACCGGCGAGTTGTCAGAAGGATCGCTCGGGGAAATCAAAGTCAACCACACCGTCGTATCTACGATTGTTAAAATGGCGGCCATCAACGTGCCGGGCGTACTTGCCGTCGGGGGAAGCTTTGTAGAAAACTTCATCGCCCAAATTTCGAGCAAGGAATCCGACAAGGGAGTACGAGTCTCCGAAGACGAGGCAGGTAACTACCAGATCGAAATCCGCGTTTTGATGGAATACGGCGTCGAACTCGCCAAAACGGCGGAAAGCCTGCAAATGATTGTCGCTAAGCAAGTGACGAACATGACGGGTAAGCCCGTAGCCGGTGTCGATGTCATTATCGAAGGCGTCAAAATGGCAGACGATGAATCAATTGAGGAGAAGGAAAGCGACAACGTCTAGTTATGACGCTTAACTCGCGCCTGGTATGCCCGAACTAATAGAACAGGCGAACGACTTGATAGAGTCGCTGTCCCCGTACACGATTATCGGTATATTCGTCGCTTTCGCTCTGGTTATCATCGGTCTCCGCCAAGTGCTGAAAAACCCCGTCTCCCGCTTGACCGCCTTCTCAAGCTCAACGGGATCCGTTCTGGTTTCACGGAAAGCGCTTCAAGATCTGATAAGACAAGCTTGCCTAAAAGACGATTGGGTCGAAGCCGCTCGGCCCGTAGTAAAAATCGTCGGTGAGCAAATCAACACGAATGTGTCGCTTCGCCTCTCCAAGGCGGACCACCTGAGGGAGACTAGTGAACGATTGCAAAACCGAATATCGGAGTTGCTCCAGAAGTCTCTCAGTTTTGAGCAGATTGGCCCCATCGAAATCATGGTCACCAGTTTTGGAAAAAGTGACGTAGACGAACTGCCCGCAACCGAAACTGAATCGGTTCTCGAGGCAGCCCCTATTGTAGGCGAGTCCATCCTCGAGCCAAAGCCTCAAGCTCTGCCCAGCCCATCTAGCGATTCTCCCGCTAAACTGCCCGAGAGAGAGTAGTTGAGCTCCCTCAGACCCATCCCGAAAAACGGAGACTGCTTGAGCTAGTAGAACGCCGATCCCTAGAAGCGGAACAAGGCTTTCTGCTGACTATTGTTATCAACGACGACCTATCTCTTGCCTCAGTATTTCCGGAAATCGGTCTCCACATCGGGCAAGACGAACCCAATCTCGCAACCGCGCGATAAGTGAACTGTTGCACCTATCGAACTAGTCGGGTGAGAGCCCATCGTAGACCTTTCCTAACGAGGTAGTTTTACGAGAGTAACGCTGGCCCACTCATCTAGAGCGTCTGTTCTGACAGCACTCCATTTGCCGCAACCTCTGAAATGGTCAGCGACCTGCTCCACCTCAGTTCCTAAAATACCGCTGAGGATTAGCCAGCCACCGGGAGCAACCGCTCTCACTAGCCGTTCGGAATTCGCGACAAGGACGTTCGCGAGAATATTCGCCAACAGGCAGTCTCCCCCCGCTTCAGGCAGCCCTTCCTCGATTCCACAGACAGCGAACTCGATCCTTCCTACATCGTTTAAGTCCGCGTTTTCCGCCGCAATCCGAACCGCATCCGCATCGTTGTCGAAGCCCTTAACATTTTCGAATCCAAGCTTGGCTGCGGAAATTGCCAATATCCCAGACCCACATCCTGCGTCCACTAGGCGACAGGCCTTTTCGCTTTGCCCGCTTTCCTTGAATGCGATCAATTGCTCTACGCAAAGACGAGTGGTTCCGTGATTGCCAGTTCCAAACGCCATGCCCGGATCGAGCCACACTACTTGATGGCCTTCAGGTAATTCGTATTCAGCCTTTAGCCACAAGGGGGCCCAATGCAGGTTTCCGATCGCCCACGGCTTGAAGTGATCCTTGTAGCTCTCCTTCCAATCTCGATCCTCCAATTCGAGAATTTTAAGGTCACCGGAAACTGCAACTGCTTCTTCGAATGCCTGTTTACCCACCTCCGCATCTTCCAGCGATTCAAACACCCCTTGCACCCAATACCCTTTGTCATCGAAATTCTCGTACAAATTCCAATGCTCCATCCCCTCGGACTCGAATATGAGATTCTCGACCGATTCAAATTCTTCCCGCGAAAGTTGCCCCCTAACTTCGAACATACCCCAAATTAAGAAGGAAGAACGCCCATTGAAAAAGCTGAAAATCGACTATTTCACTGATCTTCACGATCGGCTACGCTTGACCATCCTCATCGGCATACCCATGTGAGGCCGGAGCGTCATTCTTCCGAGGGGCTCTACAGGATGCCCCGATTTCAACTTGCAATCGTAATGCTGAGCGAAAAGAGCTAGCAACAGCACCGCCTCCATCAATCCGAAATGCTTACCCATACAGATCCTCGGCCCCGCTCCAAACGGGATATAAGAGTATTGTTTTACGTCTCCTGAGCGACCTGGCAAAAACCGCTCTGGCTCGAAAGCATCTGGATTCTCCCAGAGGAGCTTGTGTCGATGCAAAACGTAGGAAGAAATTGTCATGAATGATCCCTTAGGCACTGGAATACCTGCCACCACGTCTTTTCCGAGAGCCTGCCGCGAAAAGACGTGGACCGGAGGATACAGGCGTAAAGACTCTTCGACTACTGCTCGCGTGTATGCCAATTTTGGCACATCATCAAAAGTCGGATCGCGACCCTCCAGGACCGACTCGAGTTCGTCCCAAAGCTTTTGTTTTACTTCCGGATGCTCGTGAAGGAGGTAAAAGGCCCAGGTCAGTGTGATAGCTGTGGTTTCGTGCCCCGCCAGATATATAGAGGCTACTTCATCTCTCAAAAGAGTGAAGCCCATTTCTTCGCCCTGCTCATCTCGAAACTCGAGCAGCATTTCAAGCAGGTCATCGTGCCGGTCATTCGATTTCTGTCGTTGCTCGATAACACTGAGGATCACGCTATCAAAAAGCCGCACCGCGGCTTTCCCCTTTCCTTGACCAGGCCTTGGAATCCAAGCCGGCAGGCCAATCAACTCGCTCATGTGGATTCTTCCATGAGATGCTAAATAGTCTTGAAAAGCTTGATACAGCAATTGGTTCCGCTCCCCGAGCTTAACCCCAAACATGGTTCGTGTTATGATGTCGGATGTCAAAAGAGTCAGCTCTTCGGTCAGATCCACTATTTGGCTCTCGTCACTGCCGTTCAGTTTTTCAACCGTTTCCCGTCCCGTTTCGACCATTGTTTGGGCATATCCCTTGAGCCGATTCCGATGGGTGCTGGGTGACAGAAGTTTTCGCTGCCTTTCCCAAAGCTTTCCTTCGCTCACAAAAAGCCCCTGACCCAAAATCGGCTTTAGCGCTTGTCGATTTGCAAGGCTCTTTTTGTAGTTGCCGGCATTCGAGACCATGACCCGCTGAACATCTTCTGGTCGATTGAGAATGAAAATATTTCGTCCCAGGACTTTCTGATGAATCAGCTCTCGCCGGTAAAACGATTTGGGCCAAGCTGCCACCATATTGGTGCGCGCCAAATTAAGGTATTTCAAGGTATCCAAAAGTTCGCGCGTGAATGACATTGTAGAAGGGATGATCCGCAACAAACTGTAGGTCAGGACGGGACAGTCAATCTCTTCAGCAATAAAGGAATAGCCTTCCCCTCAAACTCTGGACATCTGCGGCTCAGGAAGTCATGAAACTCTACCTTTAGAGATCCCTCGCAATCGTTATCTCACATTCCGTTTTCCTAATTTTCTCCAAACGTGCCCTACTTGCCGCTAACTCTATTTGAACAATACCTCCTGCATGAGGATCAGCCAGGGTACCCGAGTCGGATCGTTCAAGAACTTCAGTTCAACGGTTCGGTGAATCGCGAATACTTCGAAAAGTCGGTCCACGAAATCACCGCGATGCACCCTCTTCTAACTGCGACGGTGGAGAAAAGGTCTTTCCGTTCACCCCATTGGCGGATCGACGATTCGAGCACTTTCCCCATCCACTGGCACGAGCATGGCCCCCATTCTTTTAGACCGGAATTGAAGCGATTCGACATTACAAAAGAGGTCTCCGGGGAACTGCATGTCATTGAAAGCAACGATCGGTGGACTCTCCTTTTAAACATTAGCCATGTCATCTGTGATGGCGTTGCCTCCTCAGCTCTCCTCCAAGACATCCTTTTAGCCTACGACAACCGGTTTGGGAAAGTGCATCACATCCCATCCCCAATACCCGAGCTTCTGCCACACAGAAGCAAATTCGGACTAAGCATTTCCAAGAAAATCGCCTTACTGCCCGCCCAAGTTACAGGCCTCATTATCGCAGCTACGTTAACGTCGCGCAGAATAAGCCCCCTAAATCTGGCTCCGCTCGAATACCCAGAACAACCAGACTCAGAAGGGCCGCAAAATGTCGTATCCAAATATTTAGATCAATCGCGATTTGATCAGTTTCAGAAATTGACCAAAACTAGCGGAAAAAGTCTAAATGACCACTGTCTCGCATTTTTACATTCCGCGATCGGCACGTGGCGAAACAGAAACGGTGTGGGCTCCCCTGAGGACTGGATTCGCATAAGCGTCCCCAAAAATCTAAGATCCAAATCCGACCTTCACCTACCCGCTTGCAACGTAATCAGCATAACTCCTATTGATCGGCAATCCAAGGGACTTTCCAATCGCGAGCGACTATTAAGACGAGCTCACGAGGACATGACTTTCATTAAAAAGGGCATGCTTTCTCTCACTTTTCTCGCTCTGCTTTGGATCCATCGTCTTCGACCCAACGGGATTCGCAAGATGAGCCATCGGAATATTTGCCGCACAACCGCAGTCCTTTCAAACATCGGACGCGTTTTCCCTCTAAGCCCATTGCTCGATGAGAATCAGAAATTGCATATTGAGAATGCAACTTTAGAAAAAACAATTACCGTTGCTCCTATTCGCCCACAAACGCAAACGACACTTTTGCTAAGCATTTATGGCGGAGAGCTGTGCATGGACCTCAACTACGATCCACTGGCTCTAAATAGAGAAAAAGCGGAAGAACTCTTGGACGATTTCCTAGCTGAGTTCAAATCGACTCTTACCAGGGAAACGACCCAGCCAAGGGAAAATTAGTCGAAAAACTTTTTCGCTTTATCGAAGAATGTCTTTCCGACCGGCTCGTCGGCGTCACCACAGGCTAAAGCAAACTCTTCGAGCTTCTGACGTTGGTCGCTTGAAAGGGAGGTGGGCACTTCGATTTCAACCCTGATCATTTGATCCCCAAAATATCCGCCGCGCAAACTAGGTATCCCCTTGCCTTTCAGCCTAAACGTAGTTCCCGACTGGGTACCAGCCGGTATTTTTAGACTCGCTTTGCCCGTCAGAGTAGGAACTTCAATCGTCCCACCCAGAGAAGCCAAAGTAAACTTTATCGGAATCTGGCAAAACAGATTTTCTTCCTGGCGCTCAAAAATTTCGTGTTCCGCGACATGAATCACGATGTAAAGGTCGCCCGAAGGTCCGCCTCCGGCCCCGGCCTCACCATTGTTAGCCGAACGCAATTTTGAACCCGTGTCTACTCCGGCAGGCACTTTGACTTTAATCTTGGTCGTCTCATTAACGCGACCTTCGCCGCCACAGGCGGAACAGGCTTTCTCCACTTTTTTCCCACTGCCATGGCAGGTCGAACAGGTCTGCCTGACTGAGAAAAACCCCTTGGACACCGTCACCTGTCCGTGACCCGCACAAGTCGGGCAGGTCACCACACCGGTTCCGGGCTCGGCTCCATTTCCCTTACAACGAGTGCAATGAACGGGCTTGCGAAAGGATATCTCTTTCTCCGTGCCCTTAGCCGCATCCTCTAGCTGAATCTCCAAATCGTAACGCAGATCCGATCCGCGCTGGGCCCCACTACGGCCCGAACTGCGTCCGCCTCCGCCGCCTCCGAAAAACTCCTCGAAGATGCTTCCCCCTCCGCCGCCTCCGCCGAATACCTCACTGAAAATGTCAAACGGGTCATGGAAAGGTCCTCCCGCAGAAGCGCCTCCCCCAGCGCCACCACTGAAAGCGGCGTGCCCGTACCGATCGTAGGCGGCTCTTTTCTGGTCGTCTTTGAGGACTTCGTACGCTTCGGAGACTTTCTTAAACTTTTCTTCCGCCTCCTTATTGCCCGGGTTCTTGTCCGGGTGAAACTTAACGGCCATCTTGCGATACGCCTTTTTCAGCTCGTCCTGGGTCGCTTGGCGGCTCACCCCAAGCAATTCGTAATAGTCCTCTTTCACAGTTTAATTCAGTTCTCTAGACTTTGGGCTCAATTAGCTAACCTATTATTCGGAAGCCTCTCCCGAAACAATAACCGTGGCAGGGCGAATGAGTCGTCCGTTTAGCGAGAATCCCCGGCGAACCAACTGCAAAACGGCTCCCGCCTCAACTTCGTCGCTCGGCTGGGTCTGCACCGCTTCGTGTAAATTATGGTCGTAGGCATCTCCTTTCACTGGGCTGATTTCCTCGATCCCATTTTCGCCTAAAACGGTCTGGAACTGCGTAATGACCATACGGATTCCTTCAGCGACTACATTAGGATCCACCGCTTGCTCCGCTGACATTAGTCCCAATCCCATGTTGTCGTAGATCGGCAATATCGACTCCAGCAATCCCGAGACGGCGTATTGGCGCAGATCATCCTTCTCGCGAATCACACGACGGCGATACGTATCTAGATCCGCTACGGCCCGAAGGTAGTTTTTGTAGTTTTCGTCCGCAAGTGCCTTGGCCTCAGCCAACTGCTCCTCGAGGGACAGCTCTTTTTCAACTGGCTGCTCCTCTACTGCTTCGCCTTCACCCGACGCTTCAATCGAATCTACCGATTCCTCGGCGACCCCTTCAATTGGATCTTCTGTGTTTTCTTTTTCCTCAGCTTTGTTCATTACCCGTTTCCGTTCTAATCCTCACATACCTAGTTTATTAGGTTTGGGCCCTCTGGAATCAAAAAGTTTTTCAAGAAGGTCCAGCCTCATTTGTTCCCGATGACCTCGTTTTCTTGCTAAAAACTCGATATCACCGTTTTCGCATCGACGATTCCGCCGATTCCTTCAGACAAATACTCTGCTCGGGCAACGATTTCAAACAATGGCTTGAAAATCCCCAATGCCCCTTCCGCTTTGTAGTCGTCGATATCCACTCCCAGCCGAAGCGCCTTGTGCGTGGGAGTCGGAGAGGAGAAGTCCATTATCTCGACCGTCTTGATTTTCAGATGGCAATGCTCGATTAGCAACTGGTTCCCCAGCCCCTTCGATTCACCAAACAAGTCTTTGGCGAATTTCTTTAGATTGAGTTGGCCCTGCTCGTCGACGATGAGCGACACGCGATCCAGGTCGAGGTAAGCACGCTCGATTTCAGCGGTTCCAGAAATGAGTGTCTTCAGCTTCGCCTTCGCCTCAAATCGATTGATATCCATCATGGGCCTTCCTTCACCGAAACCTTGGGAATTTCCCAAAACGGCGTCTTCAATCCGAATGTTGAATCCAAATGGATTACACGCCAATCGGTCGGCGCCCCATGAGCAGCCCGTGTCTTTTTCGAGCTTGTAGTCGAATGCCATCGGGAGGGCGACCATCCATGCCAGGGTGATCGCCGCCGATAAGAACAGGCCAAAGAAGAAAGCGGACTTCAATACCCCGCCTCGTCGCGACACAATCGGACTCCCCGCTGATGGGCGGTCAACATTCTTACTTTCTTTCTCTTCTTGGCTCACCAAAATATTGAGCGGACTTTCGTCGCTTCCGGTATCAAATAAAACGATCGGTAACTAAAAGAGTAGCATCCCACAGACAACTTGCCTCGAAGTCTTGACTGGCCGGTAACAATACAGTCGTTCCCTTGGAAACCCTAGCTTCTCCAAATTGGACCATTCCGTCAACTACGCTGACGAGTCGAGCGGCTCCAGAACCCAAAACAAGGGGGTCCGATTCAGAATTGAGAGCATATTTTACAAGTCGAAACTCGCGGCAATCCGCCAAAACAGCCCTTCCCGGTGTTTTTTTACAAGTGGAAGGCTCGAAATCGTTCCAATCGATGCACTTAAGCGATTCCTCCACATGGAGTTGCCTGGGCTTACCATCAAGACCCTCGCGACCCCAATCGTAGACGCGATAAGTCGTGTCGGAGTTTTGCTGGATTTCTAGAATCAGGTTGCCGGCATCTATCGCGTGCAAACGCCCGCTTTCGACCAGTATGGACTCACCGGCGGAAACCGGAAAACGGTGCACGCACTCCTCAAGGGTGCCTTCCGCGAGTCGCGACTCAAACTCGGCCCGTTCAACGCCGTTCTTGAGGCCGACAATCAAGGACGCTTGTTCCGCACAACTCGCAATATACCAATTTTCCGTTTTGGGTTCGCCACCGAGCTCTCCGGCAACCTCCTCTGGAGGGTGAACTTGCAGACTCAGCCGATCCGCACAATCGAGCCATTTCACCAAGATGGGAAACGGTCGCTCTGAATCGTAACTTTCGCCCATTATCGCTGTCGGATCAGATTCAATTACCTCTCTCAGCGACTTTCCGTCGTGCGGGCCTCCCTCTATGACCGACATTGCCTCTGAACGATCAACCACGTCCCAACTTTCGCCAATGGGTCCCCCATCGGGAAGATCCCGGCCGAGTGCCGTGCTCAAATTCCGGCCGCCCCATACGCGTTCTTGATAAATAGGTTTAAAGTAAATCGGATAGCTCATCGAGTCCTTGCAGTTTCCGTGGAAAACAGTCTTTTCATCTTTTTACATCATAATCGGCTTCGAGCCGCGAATCGCAGCCCAAACGAGATTCAGAATCAGACATATGCCCGGAAATCGCATTTCCAACTCTAAAAAACAATCCGACATCAATCAGCCTCGACTCAGAAGCCGCTGGTGGTGGGTTGGCTTGTACGCCCTGCTCGCCGCCCTCTTATCGATTTCGTATCTTGATTTCCATCCGAGCCAAAACCCGGACAACTTCACCGATCCGTCCCTCGGCTCCCAAACCAACGCATTCGGCCTGCTAGGGGTAAAACTCGCCCTCTTCAGCTTTTACTTCTTTGGGGGGGCCGCCTGGTTCATCCCGATCTTCTTCGCATGGCGGGCTTGGCTCTACTTTCGCAAAGTACGGCATGGCACCTGGGCCATCGCGGTCGCGATGCTCTGCAACGTCATAAGCTACTCCGGCCTGCTCGCTGTTCAAAATCTGTTTTACCTGGATAAACTGATTTACGCAAAAGATGCCGGTGGCGTCTTGGGACAGTTCCTCTACTCCCATTTTGTTCGAACCTATATTGGCGACATAGGATCCACTCTCATACTAGGAGCCGTTTTTCTAACGACCCTCATCCTAGTCGTGTCCCCAGGGCTTCCTTCGTCGACCTTTGGAGAAAAAGGAGGCGGAATTCGCGGCTGGCTGGCCCAGTGGAAAGCGGCTCGCGAGGAGAAACGGGAGGCCAGGCAGCTAGCTAAGCTCGCACGCGAGGAAGAACGGGCTCGCCTAAATGAGGAAAAAATCGAAGCGAAACGCTTGGCCCAGGATGAGAAAAACGCCGCCAAGCAAATGGTCGCCGACGGAAGAGCCGCGGCAAAAGGACGCACTGCAAAGATAAAGGCGGGAATCGATCCGGAGCCGGTTGCGAAACCCCGGAAACCCATTCCCGTTCCTGAACCGAAAGAGGAATCCAAAAAGAAGCCACCGCTCAAGGAAGTGCTCAAGTTCGTGGCTGCCGAGGAGACGAAGAAAGCTCGAGTCAAACTACCCCATTCACACGGCGACTATATTTTTCCGAATCTCGACGTTCTCGCCCCCCAGGCAATCCCCCACCATTCAAATTCTCAGGACGAACATGCGGGGAACGCAGAACGACTTCAGAAAACGCTACAGGAATTCGGCGTCGAGGTCACCATGGGCGAAATCCATATCGGTCCCGTCATCACTCGTTACGAGGTCTATCCCGCACCGGGGGTTCGGGTGGAAAAAATCTCGAGCTTGGACAAGAACATCGCCCTCGGTATGCGGGCCCAATCGGTCCGCATCTTGGCGCCCGTTCCGGGCAAGGGTTGCGTCGGCATCGAAGTTCCCAATCAAAGCCCCACGCCCGTCGGAATTCGCGAGATCCTCGAGTCCGAGGACTGGGCCAAGTCCAAAGCGGAGATTCCAATCGCTCTTGGAAAAGATGTCAGCGGCAAACCGATCATTTCAGATTTGACCAAGATGCCCCACGTTCTCATCGCGGGGGCAACGGGCGCGGGTAAAACGGTTTGTATCAACGCGATCATTACCTCTCTACTGTTCCATTCTAGTCCTGATACTTTGCGGTTCATTATGGTGGATCCCAAGATTGTGGAGATGAAGGTCTTCAATGCCCTTCCTCACATGCTGATCCCCGTGGTGACCGATCCTAAAAAGGTCCCAGGAGCTCTCAAGTGGCTGCTCAACGAAATGGAGCACCGCTATGAGACTTTCGCCAAGGTGGGCGTGCGAAACATTGCCGGATTCAACGGACGGAAAAAATCGGAAAGAGAAAAGACGGAAGCGGAAAAAACCGAAGATGAGCAATTGGAGATTTCAGTCCCTCGCGATGAAGGCGTGCTGGACGAAATACCGGACAAGCTTCCCTACATCGTATGCATCGTGGACGAGCTAGCCGACCTCATGATGGTCGCCCCTGCCGACGTGGAAACGGGTATCGCCCGTCTCGCCCAGCTGGCTCGCGCCGCAGGTATCCATCTTGTCATTGCAACTCAGCGTCCCTCCGTTAATGTCATTACCGGAGTCATTAAAGCGAACCTTCCCTGCCGCATTTCGTTCCAAGTATCTTCCAAGATCGACAGTCGAACGATTCTCGACGGACCCGGAGCCGAACAGCTCATCGGTCGCGGCGACATGCTTTTCTCGCCCCCAGGAAGCTCCAAGATCATTCGATCACAAGGAGCTTTCGTATCGGACGAGGAGATCGCTGACATCGTTGAAGACCTTCAATCCAACGGTCCGCCAAAATTTGCCGAAGAAGTCCAACGCCAAATCGAATCCCCCGAAGAGCTGACGCTGGGCGGCGGAGAGGAAGAAGGGGATGATCTGCTGTCTCAAGCCCTAGACGTGCTCCGCTCCACCAAACGGGCCTCGACGTCCATGCTCCAGCGGCGATTGCGAATTGGATACAACCGAGCCGCCCGTTTGATGGAAGATCTCGAAGACCGCGGAATCGTCGGCCCCGAAAACGGCTCCAGCCCCCGCGAAATCCTCGTTGACCTGGACTCGATGTAGGTATTTACTAACCACGGAAGTCACTAAAAGGATGCTTTTGGACGTTTTTGCAACGATTTCATTCTCTTCCGCAGGAGCGGTTTTACACCGCGATTAGTAGTGAGGTTTATCGCGGTGTAAAACCGCTCCTACGGGAATTTTCACCCGCCCGCTCGAAGAGGCCATCCAATTTCCCGCTTGCTCCTTTGAGTCTATTTCCCTATTAATTGTCCGTGTTCTCCATAATACTCCTTCCCGCTATTGCCGCTTCAATCCTGCTCCCTTCCTTTCTCATCGCTCAACCCCGCAGCGACCGCGACACCCGGTTCCGCCAAAACTCGATCCGGGTGGAGCAAAATGGGCTGGATGAGCCTTTCAAGGGAGTAACGACCAATGGAGAAGTTCAAAAGGACCTTTTCCAAATCCGATCCACTGGTGTCTCGACGGAACCCGTCCGCATGGCCGCCTTGGCCTTGCTCAAAACTCTCAACCCGGAGCAGCAGGCCAAGACAAAGTTTCCCATAGACGATCCGGAATGGCGCAAGTGGATGAACCAGCATTTCTACGTTCGCCAAGGAGTCGGTTTTGACGAGATGAACCCTACTCAACGCGATGCGGCGTTTGGGCTCCTGAAAGCCTCGCTCAGTGCCAAGGGGCTCAAGCTATCCAAGGACATCATGAATTTAAATCGGACCCTGGGGGAGCTGAACAACAACGACTTCCCTCAGTACAATGAGCTTCTCTACTGGATCACCCTCATGGGCGAGCCCTCCGCCAAGGAACCCTGGGGATGGCAAATCGACGGGCACCACTTGATCATCAACTATTTCGTTCTCGGTGACCAGGTGGTCATGTCGCCTGTTTTCGTCGGCTCCGAGCCGGTGATTGCCGAGTCGGGCCAGTTTAAGGGCACCGCCATCCTTCAGGACGAGCAGAATCAGGGACTGGCTCTGATCCAAACGTTCGACAAAATCCAGAAAAAGAAGGCGATCATCCAGTCGGACAAGACGCGCAACAACAACCTCACCGAAGCCTTCAAGGACAACGTCGTCCTCGACTACGCGGGAATCAAAGCGTCCGAGCTCAACTCGAAAAAGCAAGCTCAACTGCTCGATCTGGTCGGTCTCTACGTGGGCAACATGGACGATGGACATGCCAAAGCCCGCATGAGCGAGATCGCGGAACATTTAAATGAAACCCATTTCGCCTGGGTAGGCGATACGAGCGACGACGCCGTTTTCTACTACAGGATCCACAGCCCCGTGATTCTCATTGAATTTGATCATCAAGGACCCGTGGGAATGCGGCAATACTACCCTGGCCGCAGCCCCGTCCGCCAGCACGTCCATATCGTCGTCCGTACCCCCAATGGTAATGACTACGGCAAGGACCTGCTGCGACAACACCTCGAGAAACACCACCACTAGCAAACGACTTGTCTCGAGGTAAAGGTGAGAAGACGGATGATCGAAAATCAAGTAAGTTGAGCAAATTGGGTCATCATTCCTAGTTAGCTTCGCTCTCTCCTCAGAAGTGTCCTCACTAGAGGTCGGCCAATTGGTATCCGCTTCGCGGATGGAAGGTTCGAATCAAGGGGCTAACTTTCCATCCACCTCT
Coding sequences within it:
- a CDS encoding DUF3500 domain-containing protein produces the protein MRVEQNGLDEPFKGVTTNGEVQKDLFQIRSTGVSTEPVRMAALALLKTLNPEQQAKTKFPIDDPEWRKWMNQHFYVRQGVGFDEMNPTQRDAAFGLLKASLSAKGLKLSKDIMNLNRTLGELNNNDFPQYNELLYWITLMGEPSAKEPWGWQIDGHHLIINYFVLGDQVVMSPVFVGSEPVIAESGQFKGTAILQDEQNQGLALIQTFDKIQKKKAIIQSDKTRNNNLTEAFKDNVVLDYAGIKASELNSKKQAQLLDLVGLYVGNMDDGHAKARMSEIAEHLNETHFAWVGDTSDDAVFYYRIHSPVILIEFDHQGPVGMRQYYPGRSPVRQHVHIVVRTPNGNDYGKDLLRQHLEKHHH
- a CDS encoding DNA translocase FtsK; translation: MPGNRISNSKKQSDINQPRLRSRWWWVGLYALLAALLSISYLDFHPSQNPDNFTDPSLGSQTNAFGLLGVKLALFSFYFFGGAAWFIPIFFAWRAWLYFRKVRHGTWAIAVAMLCNVISYSGLLAVQNLFYLDKLIYAKDAGGVLGQFLYSHFVRTYIGDIGSTLILGAVFLTTLILVVSPGLPSSTFGEKGGGIRGWLAQWKAAREEKREARQLAKLAREEERARLNEEKIEAKRLAQDEKNAAKQMVADGRAAAKGRTAKIKAGIDPEPVAKPRKPIPVPEPKEESKKKPPLKEVLKFVAAEETKKARVKLPHSHGDYIFPNLDVLAPQAIPHHSNSQDEHAGNAERLQKTLQEFGVEVTMGEIHIGPVITRYEVYPAPGVRVEKISSLDKNIALGMRAQSVRILAPVPGKGCVGIEVPNQSPTPVGIREILESEDWAKSKAEIPIALGKDVSGKPIISDLTKMPHVLIAGATGAGKTVCINAIITSLLFHSSPDTLRFIMVDPKIVEMKVFNALPHMLIPVVTDPKKVPGALKWLLNEMEHRYETFAKVGVRNIAGFNGRKKSEREKTEAEKTEDEQLEISVPRDEGVLDEIPDKLPYIVCIVDELADLMMVAPADVETGIARLAQLARAAGIHLVIATQRPSVNVITGVIKANLPCRISFQVSSKIDSRTILDGPGAEQLIGRGDMLFSPPGSSKIIRSQGAFVSDEEIADIVEDLQSNGPPKFAEEVQRQIESPEELTLGGGEEEGDDLLSQALDVLRSTKRASTSMLQRRLRIGYNRAARLMEDLEDRGIVGPENGSSPREILVDLDSM